The Pantoea eucalypti sequence GCGGCCCAGCGAATCAACAGCAGACCACCGCAAATGCATAAAAGAACCAGCACCATCTTCCAGTACTTTTTGGCCGCCCGGTATCTTGTCACCTCGGTTTCCTCTCATCAGAAAGCGAAGATGCGCCAGAAGGCGCATCAGTTTCGGTCAGTAACAGGACCGAGGGGATAGCATAACGTCCGGGCCACCAAAAGGCGACCCGTCGCCGGCATCAGTTGTTCAGGGTGTAATCCAGCGTAATTTCCGCATTCAGAACCTGAGAAACCGGGCAGCCTGCTTTGGCTTTATTGATAATCTCGTCGAAAGTTGACGCATCAATACCTGGCAGAGAGATGGTGCTGGTCAGCGCCACTTTGGTGATGGCAAAGCCGTCGCCTTTTTTGTCCAGCGACACGTCGGCCGTGGTATCAATGCTTTCCGGCGGATGACCCGCGTTACCCAGCATCAGCGACAGCGCCATAGAGAAACAGGCTGCATGCGCTGCACCAATCAGTTCTTCCGGGTTGGTGCCTTTACCGCCTTCAAAACGGGTATTAAAGCCATAAGGTTGCTGGCTCAGCACGCCGCTCTCGGTGCTGACGGTGCCTTTACCTTTGATATCGCCTTCCCAGTGCGCCGAACCTTTCTTGTGAATGGTCATGTCATTCCTCCTGTTGGTAAAGAAGCTAAGTATAGACAATACATTCATTTTCGCAGGCTAATTCACCGCACGCGGACGTGGCGATGTGCTTGCTGGTGCCAGCAACACCTCCGCCTGGACCAGTGAGTCGCGGGTAATTTCACTAATGGATTTTGCGCCGGTCAGCGTCATGGCAACGCGCATCTCCTTCTCAATCAGGTTCAGCAGGTTTTCAACACCGCGCTGACCGTGGGTCGCCAGCGCATAAATAAAGGCCCTTCCCAGCAGCACGCTGTCTGCGCCCAGCGCGATCATTCTCACCACATCCAGCCCGTTACGAATGCCACTGTCCGCCAGAATCGTGATGTCACCTTTGACGGCATCGGCAATCGCGGGCAGCGCCCGCGCCGAAGAGAGCACACCATCCAGCTGACGTCCGCCATGATTCGAGACCACGATGCCGTCTGCGCCAAAGCGCACCGCATCCCGCGCATCTTCCGGATCGAGAATACCTTTGATCACCATCGGTCCGTCCCAGAACTCGCGGATCCACTCCAGATCTTTCCAGCTGATCGAGGGATCAAAGTTGTTCGCCAGCCAGCCGATATAATCTTCCAGCCCGGTCGGCTTACCCAGATAGGCGGAGATATTCCCCAGATCGTGTGGACGCCCCTGCAGGCCCACATCCAGTGCCCATTGT is a genomic window containing:
- the yniD gene encoding small membrane protein YniD, which gives rise to MVLVLLCICGGLLLIRWAAMIWA
- a CDS encoding OsmC family protein — protein: MTIHKKGSAHWEGDIKGKGTVSTESGVLSQQPYGFNTRFEGGKGTNPEELIGAAHAACFSMALSLMLGNAGHPPESIDTTADVSLDKKGDGFAITKVALTSTISLPGIDASTFDEIINKAKAGCPVSQVLNAEITLDYTLNN
- the lldD gene encoding FMN-dependent L-lactate dehydrogenase LldD; its protein translation is MIISAASDYRAAAQRILPPFLFHYLDGGAYAEHTLRRNVEDLSDVALRQRILKNMSELSLETKLFNETLSMPVALAPVGLCGMYARRGEVQAARAAALKGIPFTLSTVSVCPIEEVAPQINRPMWFQLYVLRDRGFMRNALERAKAAGCSTLVFTVDMPTPGARYRDAHSGMSGNHAALRRYWQAVTHPQWALDVGLQGRPHDLGNISAYLGKPTGLEDYIGWLANNFDPSISWKDLEWIREFWDGPMVIKGILDPEDARDAVRFGADGIVVSNHGGRQLDGVLSSARALPAIADAVKGDITILADSGIRNGLDVVRMIALGADSVLLGRAFIYALATHGQRGVENLLNLIEKEMRVAMTLTGAKSISEITRDSLVQAEVLLAPASTSPRPRAVN